TACGGCACGGGGAGCATGCCTGCTACATTGGCAGCATGTCGCAACTTTCTGACAATCTGGCTCGCATCCGTGATTCGATCGCCGCGGCGGCCGAACGCAGCGGACGAACTCCGGATTCCATCACGCTGGTCGGCGTGACTAAATCAGTGGGAGCAGAAACTGCGCGGGAACTGGTTGAAGCGGGCTGTTTAGATCTCGGCGAGGGGCGGCCCCAAGAGTTGTGGAGCAAGCAAGCGGCACTCGCCGATCTGCCGGTTCGCTGGCATTTGATCGGCCATCTGCAGCGCAACAAAGTCGAGCGCACGCTGCCGCTGGTATCGCTGATCCACTCGGTCGATAGCCTGCGGCTATTGCGAGCGATCGATGCCGCTGCGGAAGCGATCGAGCGAGCCGTGCCTGTGTTGCTCGAGGTAAACGTTTCAGGCGATGCAGCCAAGCATGGCTTTTCAATCGAGGTGACGCCCGAGCGGTTCGACGAAGCGCAGTTGTGCAAGCGCGTGGAAATCCGCGGCTTGATGGCAATGGCCGGCCTCGACGACGACGTGACTCGCGCAGGCCGCGATTTCAGGTGTTTGCACGAATTGCGCGAGCAATTGCGCGCAAGGCCCGGCGGCTCGGTTCTCGACGAACTTTCCATGGGCATGAGCGGCGACTTTGAAGCAGCCATCGAAGAAGGCGCAACGATCGTTCGCATTGGCACAGCGCTCTTTGAAGGGATCACGAAGTGAATCGCTCCTACGCGGCTTTATGGTGGCGCGTGCCGCTGGCAAGCGCAGTCTGCCAGTGGAAAGATCAACACGGTAACCAACGGCCTCAAACCGTTGCGAATTGATCCGCTCGTGGCGCTCACACTGGCCGACTTCGCTGGCCAGTGGCACACGCGCTAGACGCGCTAGATCGCTTCGCTGGCAAGCGCGCCGTTGCAGCAATGGAATGCCGGGCTGGGGTTGTGCTGCAAAGCGGTATGAATCGGGATTGCCAAGCCGAGTTCGTCCAACACGGCTTGGGCCGCTGCCGCCGCAAGCCGCGGATGATTGCACTGGCGGCTCAGATGTAGCTGCACGATCTGCCGCGGCCGGCGATCGGAATTGTTCACCAGCGTTTGCCTCAACAAATCCGCAGCCTGCACGTTCGACAAATG
The window above is part of the Pirellulales bacterium genome. Proteins encoded here:
- a CDS encoding YggS family pyridoxal phosphate-dependent enzyme — its product is MSQLSDNLARIRDSIAAAAERSGRTPDSITLVGVTKSVGAETARELVEAGCLDLGEGRPQELWSKQAALADLPVRWHLIGHLQRNKVERTLPLVSLIHSVDSLRLLRAIDAAAEAIERAVPVLLEVNVSGDAAKHGFSIEVTPERFDEAQLCKRVEIRGLMAMAGLDDDVTRAGRDFRCLHELREQLRARPGGSVLDELSMGMSGDFEAAIEEGATIVRIGTALFEGITK